From the genome of Rhodothermales bacterium, one region includes:
- a CDS encoding M24 family metallopeptidase — protein MQAHAIDGWLLFDFRGSNPVFAHVLGGPQATSRRTLIWIPVQGEARILVSSLDKQLFRDAGYPLLIYNGWSDMQALLRDLLKGARTVAMEYSPGGEIPMSSFVDGGTLELVRSMGPAIVSSADLFQAAATAWSKKSVDSHMRACRLVNMVKDEAFAYIGDQLRSGKPLTEYDVQQFIRRGFDAHGLYIDHGPIVAVNAHSGDPHYEPSATEHAPIRKGDWVLIDLWAKESEPHAVYCDITWTGYAGATVPAKHLEVYTIVNAARDAVVERLQADWKAGNALQGWQLDDVARKVITDAGYGAYFTHRTGHSMGVSPTPHALGMNLDNLETHDTRAVLPGIGFSVEPGIYMPEFGVRSEIDVYIDPEHGPTVTTAMQWEPVRILD, from the coding sequence ATGCAGGCGCACGCTATCGACGGCTGGTTGCTATTCGATTTTCGCGGCAGCAACCCCGTTTTTGCCCACGTGCTCGGCGGCCCGCAGGCTACGTCGCGACGCACGTTGATCTGGATTCCCGTGCAGGGCGAGGCGCGGATACTGGTCAGCAGCCTGGACAAGCAGCTGTTCCGCGACGCCGGCTACCCGTTGCTCATCTACAACGGATGGAGCGACATGCAGGCGTTGCTCCGCGACCTGTTGAAGGGCGCCCGGACGGTGGCCATGGAGTATTCTCCAGGCGGCGAGATTCCGATGAGTTCGTTTGTCGACGGCGGCACGCTGGAGTTGGTCCGCTCGATGGGCCCCGCGATTGTCTCGTCCGCCGATCTGTTTCAGGCGGCCGCAACGGCGTGGTCCAAAAAGTCGGTCGATTCGCACATGCGGGCCTGCCGGCTGGTCAACATGGTGAAAGACGAGGCGTTTGCCTACATCGGCGACCAGCTTCGTTCCGGGAAGCCGCTCACGGAATACGATGTGCAGCAGTTCATCCGGCGCGGATTCGACGCGCATGGGCTCTACATCGATCACGGCCCCATCGTGGCGGTGAACGCCCACAGCGGCGATCCGCATTACGAGCCCTCTGCCACGGAGCACGCTCCGATTCGCAAGGGGGACTGGGTGCTCATCGACCTGTGGGCGAAGGAGTCCGAGCCGCATGCCGTGTATTGCGACATCACCTGGACCGGCTACGCCGGCGCCACCGTGCCGGCAAAACATCTCGAGGTCTATACCATCGTCAACGCCGCACGCGACGCGGTCGTGGAGCGGCTCCAGGCCGACTGGAAGGCCGGCAACGCGCTGCAGGGCTGGCAGCTGGACGATGTGGCGCGCAAGGTGATCACGGACGCCGGCTACGGCGCGTACTTCACCCACCGCACCGGCCACAGCATGGGCGTCAGCCCGACTCCCCACGCACTCGGCATGAACCTCGACAACCTCGAAACCCACGACACGCGGGCCGTTCTGCCCGGCATCGGGTTTTCGGTCGAGCCCGGCATCTACATGCCCGAGTTCGGCGTGCGCTCGGAAATCGATGTGTACATCGACCCCGAACATGGCCCGACGGTAACGACCGCCATGCAGTGGGAACCCGTACGGATCTTAGATTGA
- a CDS encoding zinc ABC transporter substrate-binding protein, with protein MMRHSLRLVVLLLIAASGAMPAWAQGKLNVVTTLPDFRYIAEYIGGDQVDAFAIATGYQDPHFVDPKPSYILKLSRADVFVTAGLDLELGWVPPLLNSARNDKVLKGGPGYVDASENIALLNVPSSVSREQGDIHIYGNPHYWVDPLNGKIVARNIYNALVRLRPAREAYFAANLAKFEQEIDRRMTDWMARMAPYAGTKIMAYHDQWPYFEKRFGLEIVDFLEPKPGIPPTPSQLAKIITTMQSQHIRVIIIPPYFKQDSASLVARKTGGEVVTLASSVEAFKEVKTYFDLFDYNIDKLVAAFSAAPH; from the coding sequence ATGATGCGTCACTCTTTACGCCTGGTCGTTCTGCTGCTCATCGCCGCTAGTGGCGCGATGCCGGCGTGGGCCCAGGGCAAACTCAACGTCGTGACGACGCTGCCGGATTTCCGCTACATCGCCGAATATATCGGCGGGGATCAGGTCGACGCCTTCGCGATCGCCACCGGCTACCAGGACCCCCATTTCGTCGATCCCAAACCCAGCTACATCCTCAAGCTGTCGCGGGCGGACGTGTTCGTCACGGCCGGCCTGGACCTCGAGCTCGGCTGGGTGCCGCCGCTCCTCAACAGCGCCCGGAACGACAAAGTCCTCAAGGGCGGTCCGGGCTATGTCGACGCGTCGGAGAACATCGCCCTGCTCAATGTGCCCAGCAGCGTGAGCCGCGAGCAGGGTGACATCCATATCTACGGCAATCCGCACTACTGGGTGGACCCGCTCAACGGGAAGATCGTCGCGCGCAACATCTACAACGCGCTGGTGCGGCTGCGCCCCGCCCGGGAGGCTTATTTCGCCGCGAATCTCGCGAAGTTCGAGCAGGAAATCGACCGCCGGATGACCGACTGGATGGCCCGCATGGCACCCTACGCCGGCACGAAGATCATGGCGTATCACGACCAGTGGCCCTACTTCGAGAAGCGCTTCGGGCTGGAGATCGTCGACTTCCTCGAACCCAAGCCCGGCATACCGCCGACGCCGTCCCAGCTGGCCAAGATCATCACCACGATGCAGAGCCAGCACATTCGCGTCATCATCATCCCTCCGTACTTCAAGCAGGACTCCGCCTCGCTCGTCGCCCGAAAGACGGGCGGCGAAGTGGTGACGCTGGCGTCTTCGGTTGAGGCGTTCAAGGAGGTGAAGACGTATTTCGACCTCTTCGACTACAACATCGACAAGCTGGTCGCCGCCTTCTCGGCGGCGCCTCACTGA
- a CDS encoding metal ABC transporter permease — MLDLFTQGFILNALLVSIVMGLLLAYLGVHVVARGIVFVDLALGQISMLGVAVAGYFERDPTVISILFTMVGAFILSFIKVSDKRLKQEAIIGIVYAFTSALTVLLISKSAHGDADISEVLFGSLFTVTETSLLVMTGIFALIGLIQFLFRKSFFQLTDRFVHNQAQEVGVFDLWNFLFYLSIGLAIVLAVRAGGVIPVFSFIVVPPVAGILLVRNRGAVVVAALIISVLGSFFGLFFSVRFDFPAGSSIVAMLGFLFLVAAAVRGFRKNAPAGD, encoded by the coding sequence ATGCTCGACCTGTTTACCCAGGGATTTATCCTGAACGCCCTGCTCGTCAGTATCGTGATGGGTCTGTTGCTTGCCTATCTGGGCGTACACGTGGTCGCGCGAGGCATCGTATTCGTCGATCTGGCGCTGGGGCAGATCTCGATGCTCGGCGTAGCCGTCGCCGGCTATTTCGAGCGCGACCCGACCGTGATCTCCATCCTGTTCACGATGGTCGGCGCGTTTATCCTGTCCTTCATCAAGGTGAGCGACAAACGCCTTAAACAGGAGGCGATCATCGGCATCGTGTATGCGTTCACGTCGGCGCTGACGGTGCTGCTCATCTCCAAATCGGCGCACGGCGACGCGGACATCTCCGAGGTGTTGTTCGGTAGCCTGTTCACGGTTACCGAAACGAGCCTGCTCGTCATGACGGGCATTTTCGCACTGATCGGTCTGATCCAGTTCCTCTTCAGAAAGTCCTTCTTCCAGCTCACGGATCGGTTCGTGCACAATCAGGCGCAGGAGGTGGGGGTGTTCGACCTCTGGAATTTCCTCTTCTACCTCTCGATCGGGCTCGCGATCGTCCTGGCGGTTCGTGCCGGCGGGGTGATTCCCGTCTTCTCGTTTATCGTGGTGCCACCGGTGGCCGGCATCCTGCTGGTGCGCAACCGGGGCGCCGTCGTCGTGGCCGCGCTGATCATCAGCGTGCTCGGCAGTTTCTTCGGGCTCTTCTTTTCGGTCCGGTTCGATTTCCCGGCAGGGTCTTCCATCGTTGCCATGCTGGGCTTCCTGTTCCTCGTCGCGGCGGCGGTCAGAGGATTCCGGAAGAACGCGCCGGCCGGCGATTGA
- a CDS encoding CBS domain-containing protein encodes MTIQTLISEDTPPIRPGDTVEHALGLLLEMRVRHLPVVDDEGVLVGMVSENMLLDAFGPDAPVSSLLGLAPISVRPDTHIFDATKVIVDHELTALPVARENGQYVGMVKRHNLFDQFARMLATQERGAIIALEVNPRDYSLAQLAHIVEQNGVKILSSAAEHTAAGEEGDTMRVTLKLNVMDTSRVRHLLEHYGYHIVAYFSDDQDDDEFKYRLQEFMRYLEV; translated from the coding sequence ATGACCATTCAAACGTTGATCAGTGAAGATACCCCTCCGATTCGCCCCGGCGATACGGTTGAGCATGCGCTGGGTTTGCTGCTCGAGATGCGGGTGCGTCATCTGCCCGTGGTGGATGACGAGGGTGTTCTGGTTGGTATGGTTTCCGAGAATATGCTCCTCGACGCGTTCGGACCGGATGCGCCCGTATCCTCGTTGCTCGGCCTGGCGCCGATCAGCGTCCGGCCCGATACGCACATTTTCGACGCCACGAAAGTGATCGTGGATCACGAACTGACCGCGCTGCCGGTCGCCCGTGAAAACGGGCAGTATGTCGGCATGGTCAAGCGGCACAACTTGTTCGATCAGTTTGCACGCATGCTGGCCACGCAGGAACGTGGAGCCATCATCGCGCTCGAAGTCAATCCCCGGGATTATTCACTCGCCCAGCTCGCGCACATCGTGGAGCAAAACGGGGTGAAAATCCTCTCCTCCGCCGCGGAGCATACCGCCGCCGGCGAAGAGGGCGACACCATGCGCGTCACCCTGAAGCTGAATGTGATGGATACGTCCCGCGTTCGCCATCTGCTGGAGCACTACGGTTACCACATCGTAGCGTATTTCAGCGACGATCAGGACGACGACGAATTCAAATACCGGCTCCAGGAGTTTATGCGCTACCTCGAAGTGTAA
- the hflX gene encoding GTPase HflX, protein MTESKPQQESAIIVGVVHAGHTREEVEDSLDELELLADTAGALVTDRLVQVAPRIHASTYIGSGKMEELAALAAERGSDLVIFDDDLSPVQLRNIEKQVKCKLVDRSALILDIFARRAKTATAKTQVELAQLEYLRTRLTRQWTHLSRQKGGIGTKGPGETQIETDRRLISNRIATLKDRLKKIEKQRTTQRKGRQAFTRVSLVGYTNAGKSTLMNTLTDASVFAEDRLFATLDATTRQVAMAPGKDILISDTVGFIRKLPHGLIESFKSTLDEVRESDVLLHVVDVTHPCFEDHISVVNQTLKELDAQDRPTLMVFNKVDMLEERGLLMALREEYEHAVFISAFRGIGIEQLKQELLDRIEDDFEEHVAYVPVTESRTIALLHQLAHVMSEEYLYVTQNGSDATPVAVARLGFRIAREHMNEVRRLIDKFAGFTPIPS, encoded by the coding sequence TTGACAGAAAGTAAGCCGCAGCAAGAGTCTGCGATTATCGTCGGCGTCGTCCACGCCGGCCATACACGCGAAGAGGTAGAGGATTCGCTCGACGAGCTGGAGCTGCTTGCCGACACGGCCGGCGCGCTCGTCACCGACCGGCTCGTCCAGGTAGCGCCCAGGATTCACGCGTCGACGTACATCGGCAGCGGGAAGATGGAGGAACTCGCCGCGCTCGCGGCGGAACGGGGTTCCGACCTCGTGATCTTCGACGACGACCTCTCGCCGGTGCAGTTGCGGAATATCGAGAAACAGGTCAAGTGCAAGCTGGTCGATCGCTCGGCGCTCATCCTCGACATCTTCGCGCGACGCGCCAAAACCGCCACCGCGAAGACGCAGGTCGAACTGGCGCAGCTCGAATACTTGCGGACGCGGCTCACGCGTCAATGGACGCACCTCTCCCGTCAGAAAGGGGGTATCGGGACGAAAGGCCCCGGTGAAACCCAGATCGAAACCGACCGCCGGCTCATCTCGAACCGCATCGCGACGCTGAAGGACCGTCTCAAGAAGATCGAGAAACAGCGCACCACGCAGCGGAAGGGCCGGCAGGCGTTCACGCGCGTCTCGCTGGTAGGGTACACCAACGCCGGGAAGTCGACGCTGATGAACACGCTGACGGACGCCTCCGTGTTCGCGGAGGATCGCCTGTTCGCCACGCTCGACGCGACGACACGGCAGGTGGCGATGGCGCCCGGCAAGGACATTCTGATTTCAGACACCGTCGGGTTCATCCGCAAGCTGCCGCACGGCCTGATCGAAAGCTTCAAGAGCACGCTGGACGAGGTGCGCGAGAGCGACGTGCTGCTTCATGTCGTCGATGTGACGCATCCCTGTTTCGAGGACCACATCAGCGTCGTCAACCAGACCCTCAAGGAGCTGGATGCACAGGACAGACCGACGCTCATGGTGTTTAATAAAGTGGACATGCTGGAGGAGCGCGGACTGCTGATGGCGCTGCGCGAAGAGTATGAACACGCTGTTTTTATTTCCGCCTTTCGCGGGATCGGCATCGAGCAGTTGAAGCAGGAATTGCTCGATCGCATCGAGGACGATTTCGAGGAGCACGTGGCGTACGTGCCGGTAACCGAATCGCGCACCATCGCGCTGCTGCACCAGCTGGCGCACGTGATGTCCGAAGAGTACCTGTACGTCACCCAGAACGGCTCGGACGCGACGCCGGTCGCCGTGGCCCGGTTAGGTTTCCGTATCGCCCGGGAGCACATGAATGAAGTGCGGCGGCTTATCGATAAGTTTGCCGGTTTTACGCCGATACCATCCTGA